The nucleotide sequence AACCGAACAACTGAATTTTCGTCCAATTCACCTTCAGCAAAGATATTTTTAATATGCTCGCTAATAGTCGCCTTTGCCTTACCATAGAGCTCTCCAATCATTGCTTGTGAAAGCCACAAGGTATCTGACTCAAA is from Campylobacterota bacterium and encodes:
- a CDS encoding hydroxyacid dehydrogenase; this encodes MTKNTPQAPHGEFVLFTSADGRTRVECRFESDTLWLSQAMIGELYGKAKATISEHIKNIFAEGELDENSVVR